One Watersipora subatra chromosome 4, tzWatSuba1.1, whole genome shotgun sequence genomic window carries:
- the LOC137395133 gene encoding myosin heavy chain, striated muscle-like isoform X1 produces the protein MTYDPNYGPWKDYLAIDKKALIKELGNTPFDGKKACFVPDEKDGFVVADIVSSKGDEITVQVANAGQKTVNKDQVHQRNPPKFEKCEDMSNLTYLSEAAILHNLRQRYTSQRIYTYSGLFCVAINPYRRFPIYTPEVIDAYKGKRRNETPPHIFSIADNAYSNMLVDRENQSILITGESGAGKTENTKKVISYFANVAAQAPKKDDNEGEKKKSLEEQIVQANPVLEAYGNAKTTRNNNSSRFGKFIRIHFGTTGKIAGADIEFYLLEKSRVTSQMAAERNFHIFYQLLSPAIPELHEKLLVTPDAGLYSMINQGVLTVDGIDDVEEMKMCDEAFGILGFSEEEKISLFKATASILHFGEMKFKQRPREEQAEADGTAEAEKVAFLLGVNAKDLMQNILKPKFKVGTEWVTKGQSMAQCSYSIQATVKSLYYRFFAWLVDRVNKTLDTKVKRQFFIGVLDIAGFEIFEFNGFEQICINFTNERLQQFFNHHMFVLEQEEYKKEGIHWEFINFGMDLQGCIDFIEKPMGLFSTLEEECIVPKASDDTFKEKLYQGHLGKTPCFTKPKPVKGREAHFELKHYAGTVHYSITGWLEKNKDPINDCIVNLFSESKEALIALLFKKPEEAKGGGGKKKKGGAFQTISCAHRESLNKLMINLNSTAPSFIRCIIPNETKSPGVIDAELVLNQLQCNGVLEGIRICRKGFPNRIVYSEFKQRYTILAPNAVPAGFADGKVVAEKVLGSLALDANDYRLGITKVFFKAGVLGGLEDLRDEALTKIISRFQAFIRGYLMRKNYKKLQDQRVALSVIQRNTRKWLLLKNWQWWKLYLRVKPLLNVARAEDEMKKKEEEWAATKEELDKITKRYKELEEHNVDLTRAKNELSLELATYEEASADADDKMASLITQKADLEAQLKEMEDRLMDEEDAVTDLEGLKKKLAGECDELRKDVEDLEQALAKAETEKHAKDHQISTLQGEMAQLDQQISKLQKEKKNGEENSKKLTEDLQAEEDKVNHLNKVKQKLEANLDELEDALEREKKVRGDVEKAKRKVEGDLKMTQETVEDLERVKRDLEEMVRKKDGEINNLNGRLEDDASLIAKLQKTIKELQARIEELEEELEAERAARSKVEKQRNEVQHELEDLSDRLDEAGGATAAQVELNKKREIELQKLRRDLDEQAMQHEATAASLRKKQQDAVNELSDQMDSITKAKQKVDKERNQLRSELDDLSSQLETMARGKSNAEKLAKSLESQLSELQSKLDESGRQLVDLNSSKSRMSQENQDLARQLEEAEHSVGALTKLKSKLQAELEEAKRSLEDETRMRSKLATEVRNLQADNDTLRDQVEEESEGKAEVQRQMAKVQGELASLRAKINSGEFGGGEASEDLKRKMNARIADMEAQLEQANAKCSSLEKVKNRLTIEIEDLVVEVERASSAAATLEKREKQFDRSLSEWQSKYRDVQAELEASQREARGYSTEVFRCKSQIEEVSDVVESLRRENKNLNEEIHDLTDQLSEGGRSTHELDKARRRLEKEKEELQSALEEAESALEQEEAKVMRFQLELSSVRSEIEKRISEKEEEFDNTRRNHARTLESMQVTLDAESKGRSETLRLKKKLEQDINELEVALDVANRGRADAEKSCKKYQYDFKDLQTSLEDEIRQRDELREQHALSERRCTMFNGEIEEMRTLLEQAERGRKSAESELLEAADRVNELSASNAHSNAQKRKLEGDLASLNSDLEDASNELRAAEDRAKKAAQDAARLAEELRSEQDHSMHLEKMRKQLDMQQKELQARLDDAEANAMRGGKRALAKLEERVRYLEAELDTEQRRHQEEIKASRKTERRLKELQMAADEDKKSQERLTELIDKLQKKIQVYKRQVEEAEEIAAVNLAKYRKVQHELEEAEGRADEAENSVAKMRSKSRSSISQSRSTMGGAGGLAGGYSSFSRYSNSRNTSQSEIVEEGDLQHE, from the exons ATGACATATGATCCAAATTACGGGCCATGGAAGGATTACCTGGCCATCGACAAGAAGGCACTTATCAAGGAGTTAGGTAACACCCCCTTCGACGGAAAGAAGGCTTGTTTCGTCCCTGATGAGAAGGATGGCTTTGTTGTTGCTGACATAGTTTCATCAAAAGGAGATGAGATTACTGTACAAGTAGCCAATGCTGGG CAAAAAACAGTCAACAAAGACCAGGTGCACCAAAGGAATCCTCCCAAGTTTGAGAAATGTGAAGACATGTCCAACTTGACCTACTTGTCGGAGGCAGCCATCTTGCACAACCTCCGACAAAGATATACTTCTCAGAGGATATAT ACCTACTCTGGACTCTTCTGCGTGGCTATCAACCCATACAGAAGGTTTCCAATCTATACTCCAGAAGTGATTGACGCGTACAAGGGCAAGAGGAGAAATGAAACTCCACCTCACATCTTCTCTATCGCTGATAATGCTTATAGCAACATGCTTGTGGACCGTGAGAACCAGTCCATCCTCATTAC AGGAGAGTCTGGAGCTGGAAAGACTGAGAACACCAAAAAAGTCATTTCTTATTTTGCCAATGTCGCTGCTCAAGCGCCGAAGAAAGACGATAATGAAGGAGAGAAGAAGAAAAGTTTAGAAGAACAAATTGTGCAGGCTAACCCTGTTCTTGAGGCTTATGGAAACGCCAAGACCACCCGTAACAACAACTCTTCACGATTT GGTAAGTTCATCAGAATCCACTTTGGTACGACTGGTAAGATTGCTGGAGCTGACATTGAGTTCTATCTGCTGGAGAAATCAAGAGTTACGAGCCAGATGGCTGCTGAGCGTAACTTTCACATCTTCTACCAACTTCTCTCACCTGCCATCCCTGAGCTGCATGAGAAGCTGCTTGTCACCCCTGATGCCGGGCTCTACTCAATGATTAACCAGGGTGTGCTCACTGTTGACGGAATCGACGATGTTGAGGAAATGAAGATGTGCGATGAGGCTTTCGGTATTCTTGGCTTCTCCGAAGAGGAAAAGATCTCTCTATTCAAAGCGACTGCCTCCATCCTCCACTTTGGAGAGATGAAGTTCAAGCAGAGACCGAGGGAGGAGCAGGCGGAGGCCGATGGAACAGCTGAAGCTGAGAAG GTTGCTTTCCTCCTCGGAGTCAATGCCAAGGACCTCATGCAAAATATCCTCAAGCCAAAGTTCAAGGTCGGCACTGAGTGGGTGACGAAAGGTCAATCGATGGCCCAGTGTTCCTACTCGATTCAGGCCACTGTCAAGTCTCTCTATTACCGGTTCTTCGCATGGCTGGTAGACCGTGTCAACAAAACCCTTGACACAAAAGTCAAGAGGCAGTTTTTCATCGGTGTGCTGGATATTGCTGGTTTCGAAATCTTTGAG TTCAACGGATTCGAGCAAATTTGCATCAACTTCACCAATGAACGTCTGCAGCAGTTCTTCAATCATCACATGTTTGTGCTTGAGCAAGAAGAGTACAAGAAGGAAGGCATTCACTGGGAGTTTATCAATTTCGGCATGGATCTTCAAGGTTGTATTGACTTCATTGAGAAG CCTATGGGCCTGTTCTCTACTCTTGAAGAGGAGTGTATCGTTCCTAAGGCTTCTGATGACACCTTCAAGGAGAAGCTCTACCAAGGGCATCTTGGCAAAACGCCTTGCTTCACCAAGCCCAAGCCTGTCAAAGGACGAGAGGCTCACTTTGAGTTGAAGCACTACGCAGGCACAGTGCACTACTCCATCACTGGCTGGCTTGAGAAGAACAAGGATCCCATCAATGATTGTATTGTCAACCTCTTCTCTGAGTCTAAAGAAGCTCTGATTGCTTTGCTCTTCAAGAAGCCTGAGGAGGCTAAGGGAGGCGGCGGTAAGAAGAAGAAGGGTGGTGCCTTCCAGACCATCTCTTGTGCCCACAGAGAGTCCCTCAACAAGCTCATGATCAACCTGAACAGCACCGCTCCGAGTTTCATCAGATGTATCATCCCCAACGAGACCAAGAGCCCAGGTGTTATTGACGCCGAGCTAGTACTCAACCAACTCCAATGTAATGGTGTGTTGGAGGGTATTCGTATCTGCAGAAAGGGCTTCCCCAACAGGATTGTCTATTCTGAATTCAAGCAGCGCTACACCATTCTTGCTCCCAATGCTGTCCCAGCCGGATTCGCTGATGGCAAGGTTGTAGCAGAGAAAGTACTCGGCTCCTTGGCCCTCGATGCTAATGACTATCGTCTCGGCATTACCAAGGTCTTCTTCAAAGCTGGAGTTCTGGGAGGCCTTGAAGACTTGAGAGACGAAGCTCTTACCAAAATCATCTCACGCTTCCAGGCCTTTATCAGGGGCTACCTCATGAGGAAGAACTACAAGAAACTGCAAGACCAACGTGTTGCTCTCTCTGTCATTCAGAGGAACACGAGGAAATGGCTGCTTCTCAAGAACTGGCAGTGGTGGAAACTTTACCTCCGAGTCAAACCTTTGCTCAACGTTGCCCGTGCTGAGGATGAGATGAAGAAGAAAGAGGAAGAATGGGCTGCGACCAAGGAAGAGCTTGATAAGATCACCAAGCGCTACAAAGAGTTGGAAGAGCATAACGTTGATCTGACCAGGGCCAAGAATGAGCTCAGCTTAGAGTTGGCCACTTACGAGGAAGCATCCGCTGATGCCGATGACAAGATGGCCAGCCTTATTACTCAGAAGGCAGACCTTGAAGCGCAACTAAAAGAGATGGAAGATCGTCTGATGGATGAAGAGGACGCTGTCACCGATTTGGAGGGACTCAAGAAGAAGCTGGCAGGTGAATGCGATGAGCTGCGCAAGGATGTTGAGGATCTTGAACAGGCGCTGGCCAAGGCTGAAACGGAGAAACACGCCAAGGACCACCAGATCTCTACACTGCAAGGAGAGATGGCTCAACTTGATCAGCAGATATCTAAACTGCAAAAGGAGAAAAAGAATGGAGAGGAGAACTCCAAGAAGTTGACAGAGGACCTCCAAGCTGAAGAGGACAAGGTCAACCATCTCAATAAAGTGAAGCAGAAGCTGGAGGCTAACCTTGACGAG CTGGAAGATGCTCTTGAGAGAGAGAAGAAGGTCCGTGGAGATGTTGAGAAGGCAAAGAGGAAGGTTGAAGGTGACCTTAAGATGACCCAGGAAACTGTGGAAGACTTGGAAAGAGTGAAGCGAGATCTTGAGGAGATGGTACGCAAGAAAGATGGAGAAATCAACAACCTCAACGGACGTCTTGAGGATGATGCCAGTCTCATTGCTAAGCTCCAGAAGACCATCAAGGAGCTGCAG GCCCGCATTGAAGAGCTTGAGGAAGAACTAGAGGCTGAGCGTGCTGCCAGGTCAAAGGTTGAGAAGCAGAGGAACGAAGTTCAACACGAGCTGGAGGATCTCTCCGACAGGCTAGATGAGGCCGGCGGTGCAACAGCGGCTCAG GTGGAGCTGAACAAGAAGAGAGAGATAGAGCTGCAGAAGCTGAGACGCGATCTCGATGAACAAGCCATGCAGCACGAGGCCACGGCAGCTTCTCTACGCAAGAAGCAGCAAGACGCCGTCAATGAGCTTTCTGATCAGATGGACTCCATAACCAAGGCCAAACAAAA GGTagacaaagagagaaatcaacTTCGATCAGAATTAGATGACCTTAGTAGCCAATTGGAGACCATGGCTCGTGGCAAG TCAAATGCTGAGAAACTTGCCAAATCTCTCGAGTCGCAGCTCTCAGAGCTCCAATCTAAGCTCGATGAAAGTGGTCGCCAGTTGGTTGACCTGAACAGCAGCAAGAGCCGAATGAGCCAAGAGAACCAGGATCTTGCCAGGCAGTTGGAAGAAGCTGAGCACTCGGTCGGCGCCCTCACCAAGCTCAAGTCTAAATTGCAGGCTGAGCTGGAAGAGGCGAAGCGTAGCCTCGAGGATGAGACCCGTATGAGATCTAAGCTCGCCACTGAGGTACGCAACCTGCAGGCTGACAACGACACTCTAAGGGACCAGGTCGAAGAAGAGAGTGAAGGAAAGGCTGAGGTGCAGAGGCAAATGGCCAAGGTTCAAGGAGAGCTTGCTTCCCTGCGCGCCAAGATTAACAGCGGAGAGTTTGGCGGCGGTGAAGCAAGTGAGGACCTCAAGAGAAAGATGAATGCTCGAATTGCAGACATGGAGGCTCAGCTTGAACAAGCCAATGCCAAGTGCAGCAGTTTGGAGAAGGTCAAAAACAGGCTGACCATCGAAATTGAGGATCTCGTTGTTGAGGTGGAGCGCGCGAGCTCTGCTGCCGCAACTTtagaaaagagagagaaacaGTTTGACCGAAGTCTCTCGGAATGGCAATCGAAATACCGCGATGTTCAGGCTGAGCTTGAGGCGTCGCAACGCGAGGCCAGAGGATATTCTACCGAAGTCTTCAGGTGCAAATCACAGATTGAAGAAGTCAGTGATGTTGTTGAGTCTTTGCGACGTGAAAACAAGAACTTGAATGAAGAGATCCATGACTTAACTGACCAACTGAGCGAGGGAGGACGAAGCACACATGAGCTTGATAAGGCCAGACGTCGACTTGAGAAGGAGAAGGAAGAATTACAGTCAGCCCTGGAAGAGGCGGAATCTGCTCTTGAACAAGAAGAGGCCAAGGTCATGCGATTCCAACTTGAATTGAGTTCTGTAAGGTCTGAGATTGAGAAGAGAATCTCGGAAAAAGAAGAAGAATTTGACAACACACGGCGAAACCATGCACGCACCCTCGAGTCCATGCAGGTTACCTTAGATGCTGAATCTAAGGGAAGATCTGAAACTCTGAGACTAAAAAAGAAGTTGGAGCAAGACATCAATGAGCTTGAAGTTGCTTTGGATGTAGCCAACAGAGGGCGTGCAGATGCCGAAAAGTCATGCAAGAAATACCAATATGACTTCAAGGACCTCCAGACCTCACTGGAAGATGAGATCCGACAGAGGGATGAACTCCGTGAACAACACGCTCTGTCAGAACGCCGATGCACCATGTTTAATGGAGAGATTGAGGAAATGAGAACTTTGCTAGAACAAGCTGAGAGAGGACGCAAGTCTGCTGAAAGCGAGCTTTTGGAAGCTGCTGATCGCGTCAACGAACTATCAGCTTCCAACGCTCACTCCAACGCGCAAAAACGTAAATTGGAAGGCGATCTGGCTTCTCTCAACTCTGACCTTGAAGACGCCAGCAATGAGTTGCGCGCTGCTGAGGATAGAGCAAAGAAGGCTGCACAAGATGCCGCCAGACTCGCTGAAGAACTGCGATCTGAGCAAGATCACAGCATGCACTTGGAGAAGATGCGCAAACAGCTCGATATGCAACAGAAGGAGCTCCAAGCTCGTCTTGATGACGCAGAGGCAAATGCCATGAGAGGTGGCAAACGCGCCTTGGCCAAACTAGAAGAGAGAGTGAGATACCTTGAAGCTGAGCTTGACACTGAGCAGAGACGACACCAGGAGGAGATCAAGGCTTCTCGTAAGACCGAGAGACGTCTCAAGGAACTGCAGATGGCTGCTGACGAGGACAAGAAGAGCCAAGAAAGGTTGACTGAGCTTATCGACAAGTTGCAGAAGAAAATCCAGGTCTACAAGAGACAAGTCGAGGAGGCA GAAGAGATCGCTGCTGTCAACCTCGCCAAGTACCGAAAGGTGCAGCACGAACTCGAGGAAGCTGAGGGTCGCGCCGATGAAGCTGAAAACAGCGTTGCCAAGATGAGAAGCAAAAGCAGGAGCAGCATCAGCCAATCTCGCAGTACCATGGGTGGAGCCGGAGGA CTTGCTGGTGGTTACTCAAGTTTCTCAAGATACAGCAACTCACGAAACACTTCACAATCCGAAATAGTCGAGGAAGGTGACCTGCAGCACGAGTAG